From Sphingomonas hengshuiensis, one genomic window encodes:
- a CDS encoding cytochrome ubiquinol oxidase subunit I, with protein MFAAFDPIVLARIQFAFTVSFHFFFPAFSIGLASYLFVLEALWLRTGRQEFLDLFRFWVKIFAVVFAMGVVSGIVLSYQFGTNWSVFSDRTGPVLGPLMAYEVLTAFFLEAGFLGVMLFGTEKVGRGLHFAATGMVALGTFISAFWILAANSWMHTPVGYVINAQGQFVPAGDWLAIIFNPSFPYRLVHTVIAAYLTTAFAVGGAAAWHLLRDRDNARARIMFSMAMWMAALITPVQILAGDAHGINTLAHQPQKVMAMEGHFESHPHGAPLILFGIPNQAEKRVDYAVSIPKASSLILKHDSNAPLAGLDTIPDDQEPPVAIVFWSFRIMVGIGMLMLALGLWSLVARWRGKLYEWRLLHRFALLMGPAGFVAVLAGWVTTESGRQPYTVYGLLRTTDSASPLAAPAVGTSLVAFVIVYFFVFGFGTWYILRLIAKGVQVGESDPPQGEPVRTAGVVPGPAQPQRKDPA; from the coding sequence ATGTTCGCTGCATTCGATCCGATCGTGCTGGCACGAATCCAGTTCGCATTCACGGTGAGCTTCCACTTCTTCTTCCCGGCGTTCTCGATCGGACTGGCGAGCTATTTGTTCGTCCTCGAAGCGCTGTGGCTGCGCACCGGGCGGCAGGAATTCCTCGACCTGTTCCGCTTCTGGGTGAAGATCTTCGCCGTCGTGTTCGCGATGGGCGTCGTCTCCGGAATCGTGCTCTCCTATCAGTTCGGCACCAACTGGTCGGTCTTCTCCGACCGCACCGGGCCGGTGCTCGGGCCGCTCATGGCCTATGAAGTGCTCACTGCGTTCTTCCTCGAGGCCGGGTTCCTCGGCGTGATGCTGTTCGGGACCGAGAAGGTCGGGCGCGGGCTCCACTTCGCCGCGACGGGCATGGTCGCGCTGGGCACCTTCATCTCGGCGTTCTGGATCCTCGCCGCGAACAGCTGGATGCACACGCCGGTCGGCTATGTGATCAACGCGCAGGGACAGTTCGTGCCCGCGGGCGACTGGCTGGCGATCATCTTCAACCCCAGCTTCCCCTATCGCCTCGTCCACACGGTCATCGCCGCCTATCTCACCACCGCCTTTGCCGTGGGGGGCGCGGCGGCGTGGCATTTGCTGCGCGACCGCGACAATGCGCGCGCGCGGATCATGTTCTCGATGGCGATGTGGATGGCGGCGCTGATCACGCCGGTCCAGATCCTGGCGGGCGACGCGCACGGCATCAACACGCTGGCGCACCAGCCGCAAAAGGTGATGGCGATGGAGGGGCATTTCGAGAGCCACCCGCACGGCGCGCCACTGATCCTGTTTGGCATTCCGAACCAGGCGGAGAAGCGCGTCGACTATGCGGTCTCCATCCCCAAGGCCTCCTCGCTGATCCTGAAGCATGATTCCAATGCTCCCCTCGCCGGGCTCGACACGATTCCCGACGATCAGGAGCCGCCGGTTGCGATTGTCTTCTGGTCGTTCCGGATCATGGTGGGAATCGGGATGCTGATGCTCGCGCTGGGGCTGTGGAGCCTTGTCGCGCGCTGGCGCGGCAAGCTGTACGAGTGGCGGTTGCTGCACCGATTCGCGCTGCTGATGGGGCCCGCTGGCTTTGTCGCAGTGCTGGCCGGCTGGGTGACGACCGAGAGCGGGCGCCAACCCTATACCGTCTATGGCCTGTTGCGCACCACCGACAGCGCGTCGCCGCTCGCCGCGCCCGCCGTGGGGACCTCGCTGGTCGCGTTCGTCATCGTCTATTTCTTCGTCTTCGGGTTCGGGACCTGGTACATATTGCGGCTGATCGCGAAGGGCGTGCAGGTCGGCGAGAGCGATCCGCCCCAAGGCGAGCCGGTGCGCACCGCCGGAGTGGTGCCGGGCCCCGCCCAGCCCCAGCGCAAGGATCCCGCATGA